The Candidatus Scalindua japonica genome includes the window GAATGACCGTGAAGAGATTTTGTGTAGGAGCATGTTTGCTCCCCCCCCAGCGTATTTCTAAAGAAGTTTTCTTGCCATATTCAACTATGGTAGGGGGAGAGTGTGTGTTCTCACTGATTACCGCAGATTGACAGCGCATTGACTATCAACTCGAATATGTATCAAAGTAATATTTTTAATTGTATAGCAAAATACAAAAAAATAGTATGTAAAGTGACCTTATTCCTATTAATTATTTAGGACAGTAGTATTGAATAAATTTCTGCATGGGTTAGGAAGTAAAACTGAAAACATCGTGGGAACAAATTTAAAACTGTTGGTGTATGAGAATTTGGCTAATTTTTATTTCCGATAATGCCTATCTTTGGCCTCTTATTTAAGGTATTCAAAGCCCTGATTACATCATATCCAAATATTTCCGGCATAGCCATGTCACACAAAACGAGGTCAAATCCTTCTTTCTCTGTCTGTTTTATTGCATTTGCGCCATTGTTGACAGTCAGAACTTTGTAACCGGCTTTTGAAAGAAAATTGTCCAGAATACTGCATATGTCCTCATCATCATCTACAACAAGAACACTCAAATCATTCCCTTTTACTTTTTGTTCTGAGATAGGCGGTTTTGTGGGATTGACGGTTTTCTCTGCTATCGGAAGTTCCAAAGTAAATGTACAACCCTTCCCCAATTCACTTTCGACATCAATTATCCCTCCATGTCTGGCCATTATTCCATAAGCAGTGCTCATGCCCAAACCGGTCCCTGCTGCAGACTTTGTAGTAAAAAATGGCTCGAAAACCCTCTTCTTCACCTCTTCAGGCATTCCTGTACCCGTGTCGGAAATAGTAATAAATACCGTTTCCGGTTCACACCACGTACTAAATGAAAGTTGGCCACCATCAGGCATGGCATCCATGGCATTATTGATTTTGTTTATAAATACTTCTCTTAATTCTGTAGGATTACACAATATGGAAGGTGTCTTCAGCATTCCGTTTCTATCCATGGAGTAGTCAATGCCTCTGGACTGTGCCATATTTTTCCACCGGGGCATTGTAAAATCGATTGATTGTTCTATCAGCTCACCTATATCATAAGATATAAACTCTGTGTCACCTTGAAATTTTCCAGTAAATTTAAGCATCTTGCCGGAAATCTCAGACCCATCATCAGTTGCCTTTTTAATAGTATGGAGCCTGTCTGTTAATTCACCATTCTCTTTATCTACTGGTAGATAGTTAGTCTCAATCCCTTATTCATCAGGTCAAGTATTCCTACGGCTAACCTTAAGAACGCTAACCTTGAGAACGCTAACCTTAGTCTCAATCCCTTATTCATCAGGTCAAGTATTCCTACGTCTTAAGCCAACTAGAATATGTCGAACGTGTTTTGGTCTCAATCCCTTATTCATCAGGTCAAGTATTCCTACTGTACCCCTTCTAACACCTGTTCCAGCATATACTTACAATGCCATTTCCTGTAACCTGTCCAATCTGTAATCATTTCACCTCCAAATTTTCTGTAAAAATTTAATAAAATGCTCATAAATACCTATCAGTTATCATGTTAAGATTTTCCTGTAACCTACCCCCTTTTTACCTGTTTTCAAAAGCTTCGTTAAGTTATCAATAAAAAAAGGCTTATATCGTTTTTTTTTGTTGATTTCGTGTTTAATAATTACAGATACATTAAACGGACATATTCCATAACTTACACAATATAAACTTCTTCATCTTTGGACACCTTTCCCTGTCCGATCACTTTGATTATCTTTTCACAATTTGCACAGATAGAGTAGATCCTGATACTATCTGCCTCTTCTTTAGCTATTTTATGAATTCTTTTCACCATTTTGTCAAGGAGTTTGTTATCCAGTATACACTCAAAGACACTGTATTGCACCCGGTCACCATAATCTTTCAGTATCTTGGCAAGCTTTGTACGCCTTTTCGTGTCAGGTATATCGTAAGATACAAGGTAAAACATGAATTATGCTTTCAATTCAAAGGGGACATAAGGCCTTTCATTTTGAATGTGCGCGGCAAGTGTTTCTGCCTGTATGCGAAAACACTTTCTCCAGGTACTGTTTTCTCCAGTATTTGGATGGACAAATTCACGATTTATCATTTTTTCATACTCTCTAAAATATCGCTTTAACGGTTCGCGTTTGAGATAAACACCGCCACCTTTAGGGTTGGCGTAGAAATCTGCCTCTCCTATAATTCGGTTGTTTACGAGATAGAGAGTAAACCGGTCGGCAATCGGAGCACGAAACTCCTCCATAAGGTCAGATGCCAGGGAAGCCCTGCCGTAATCTATACTATGGAAATACGCAAGATACGGATCAAATCCAATCCCATCAAGAAGAGAAGATATTTCGTTAAAGATGATTGTGTAGCCGAAAGAGAGAAGAGCGTTCACGGGATCAGTAGAAGGGTGCTTCCTTCTTCCGGTAAATTCTAAAGTTTCAAGAAACATTTTGCCATATGCATCAAAATACGACTTAGCCGCGCTTCCCTCAATACCAAAGAGTTGTTCTATTTGTGTTATATTTTCCACTTCTCTAAGCCTGGCGGAGATGGCGCTGTTTTCTGATTTAAAATCTCTGTCAGGATGATTGTAAGAGAACCATCTCATTACCTGTAGAGAATTCTTAATCTTTCCAGCAACAATCTTTTTTGCAAACGCCAGCCGAAATCCATAATCCCCATATTTATTAAACTGCGATATCCGAAGGTCTATATTTTTTGTTGCCGGAGATGTTATCTGACCGATCAGTTTTCCAGTTCGCGTAAGAATAGCCATCTCAATTCCGTGCTCAAAAAGCTCATGCACAGATTGAGTGGTAAACTGTACGTTTCCAAAGATCAGCACCGCATCGATTTTATGACACTGTACATCGAGTAATATCTCATCATCCTTTTCTACTATAAGCCTGTCGCCTGTTTTCCGAAGGATTGAACCCTGTTCCGTAAGATACAAATTAGCCATAGTTTCTGTAGGGGCAGACCAATGTGTCTGCCCCTACCATCCTTTATTTTTTTTTAAAAAATAGATCGGCAGATTCAAAGGCCGTGGATAATGAAGGATTTTTTTCTCCCTTTTGGGCTTATCAAAGGGGACCATCGTCATGCTCTTTATAAACGTAACACCCAGGAATGTAAAACCATCATCAAAGTTTACAATCTCCGCTTCGTCAAGCTCAAGCGAGAGCCGGTCCAGAATCCTGTCAGTAAGTTTCAGCGCGTTTACCGCCTCCTCTCTATTGCGGGAAAGTATAACAAAATCATCTGAAAACCTTACCAGCTTGTGTCCGTTCCTTAATAACTCTTCATCAAATTTATCCAGAAAGAGGTTTGCCAGGATAGGCGAAATAGCGGACCCTTGAGGGATCCCTATCTTCAGTGTTTCCACAGATTTTCCATCCCACACTTCTGCCTTAACCCACATAGTAATTAAACGACGGATATCCTTGTCTTTAATAATCCGTTTGACTTTTTTAATAAGAACATCATGATCGACGTTATCAAAAAACGCGTCAATATCCGCGTCAACCGCCCATGTATATCCATCCGCGTAATATTCGCTGATTTTATAGACGGCCTGTTTTACGGACCTTCCCTTTCTATAGGCATAACTGCACTGTTCAAATTCCGCTTCAAAAAACGGTCTGGTGATCTCAAGTACCGCCGTTTGCACAACTCTATCCTTTACCGTGGGAACAGACAGCGCCCTGGCTTCACCGTTACCTTTATCTACCAGTATCCTGAGCAGAGGTAAGGGCTGGTACGACGCCATTAAGAGTTCACTCCTCAGCGTGTCAATATTCCGTTTAATTCTCTCATCAAATTTTTCTACCGTGACACCGTCCACCCCAGCGCAACCGCGGTTTCCCCTGACCCGTTCAAAGGCGGATTGTAATGTAGTTTGTCTGGTGATTTCTTTAAACATATTTCCTGTACGGTTAAACCTGTGGGCAGACACATGGGTCTGCCCCTACGGGTTCACATTATTATATATCACGTTTTCAATGTAGTCCCATTTCTTGTCATAATCTTTATCCTTAATATGTTCCGGGTTTTCCCTGTCATATTGCCATTTCATTGGATTGTTTATTATGTATTCCCGGATACGGTCCAGACTATCTTCATTTCGAACAATATGCTCATAATAATTGCGTTGCCAGAACCTTTTGTTAAATGGTTTCCAATTAACATTTTTTACATTTCTGATATATTCATTTGTTGTCATGGTTTTAAACCATTGCATATGTTGCGGTAAGCCCCGTAGGGGCAAACCAATGTGTTTGCTCTTAATCATCTCCCTGTTTTTACGCGTAGGGTAGTCTGTGGGGCAGACACACTGGTCTGCCCCTACGGACACGGATGGTCCATTTATTATGATTATTCCGTGCATATGGTTGGGCATGATAATATATTCGTCTAATGAAATTGTAGAATATTTTTCAGGTAATACGGACCACCATTTTTCAACCATCTCACCGGCATCATTCAAAACAGTTTTACTCTCTATTGCTTCGCCCAGCAAACACTCTTTGTCCTGAAGGCATATGGTAACAAAGTACGCACCTTCCCGTGAATAATCATATTCTTTGAGGCGGATAGAACGCCGGCCATGTTTTGTTTTCACGTTTTCCGTATGGTTCACTATTTCCATCACATGGGATTATGGTTAAAAATCACTACGTCGCCGGTAACTGGAGACCGATAAATGAGTTTTCTTGCTTTGCCATGTAACGCGTGAGCAATTTTCAGGTAGAGCCAGACCGGGGCCTTGCCTGTCAGAATTATGTCATTCCCCTCACCCGCCTGTTCTAACGCGCGGTTGATATAATCAGGTAAATCAGACAGTTTGGCGGTGTTGTTGTAAAAAGTTTCAAGATTAATAGCTGTTTTTTTAAATTTCACAAGCCAAATTCCCTTGGTTCTGAAGAAGTAAGCAGGACATCATAACTGAGCACATCCCATGGTTGGTTCGTTGAGACATATTGCGCTTTTATTACACGGTTAAATGTCATCGATGCTCCTACAATACTGGTAGGCTTCTGTCCGCTTGTAATGTCAATCATAATCTGACTTTCAGAATATTTATATTTTCTGAACTTACGCATCAAAAACCACATAGCTTGTGATAATTCATCAAAACTTTGAAAATTAAAACCATTCAAGTCGGCAATATCCTTTTCTGAAAACATATCAACAAGGAGAGGTTTACCTTGCTTTTGTGCAAGCAGGTAAATTTTATCTAAATTATTAAACCTGTATCTTTCAAAGATTTTTGCAAACAAATTAACCTGTGATATTGATTCTTTAGAACATACCAGAGTGAGTGTTTTTAATTTTTTTTGATGATGCTGTATTGCCCTTAAAGGCATCTCCCATGCCCAGCGCAGAGGAAGAGCGCCTTTCTTCAGTTTTTCAATCTTTTCTAAATCTTTGTCAATATTCTGCGAAAGCTGGAGATTGTCAGGGACACCATCTGATTCTTCAAGGTCCTTCGGTAGATTTGAAAGGAATAATACAAGATGTTCTCTCTCCTCGGCCTCTTCGTTTGAAATATATCTTGTACGGGGATGAAATATATTGTCCTTTTGTCGGATCAATAAATATACCATTCCTATGAAAAATACAAGATAACAGATCTTTGTAATAAAAACGGCGGTTTCACTCCCATGAGACCATTCTGCGACAGTTTCCATTACGGCATCGGCGGCAAAATGTGAGCCAAGTACCGTTAAAGCCATGGTAGCCCAAGGTACCAATTCCAGACATTTCATTTGAAACGGTTTCATTTGTTTTTCAAAATAATTTCCCCCTTGTAAGGGCAGACCCATGTGTCTGTCCTTTTTTGTCACCCATATGTCTCCCCTTTTCGTGGCCCATGTGTTTATCCATGGGGCAGACACACGGGTCTGCCCCTACAGATACGGTATCACATTTCTTTTTGATGTTTTAATTACACATACAGACCATTCTCAGATACCAGTTTTCAGATATCGGTAACGTTTTAATTCTTTTTCTGACCACTGTTTTCAATCCCTTCTACATCAGGTCAAGTATTCCTACTCAAAGAGTCGGATCGAATGAACGAAAGAAGTTTTGTTTCGTCGCAATCCCTTATTCATCAGGTCAAGTATTCCTACAAGACGAGAACTGGTATTTCTTTTGATGATTTATTTGTCGCAATCCCTTATTCATCAGGTCAAGTATTCCTACGAAATGGCTAAGTGTATCAAACAGTTACCAGATCGACTGGTCGCAATCCCTTATTCATCAGGTCAAGTATTCCTACGGTAGTACAGGGAATTAATAAGGTCAGTAGTGTATTTATCGTCGCAATCCCTTATTCATCAGGTCAAGTATTCCTACGTACCCCTTCTAACACCTCTTCCAACATGCACTTACAAGGCCATTTCCTGTAACCTATCCAATCTGTAATCATTTCACCTCAAAATTGTCTGTAAATATTTAATAAAATGCTCATAAACACCTATCAGTTATCATGTTACGATTTTCCTGTAACCTACCCCCTTTTTACCAGTTTTTAAAAGTTCCGTTAACATATTGTGGATATAAGAGTTATCCCTGGTTTCCGTTTTTTTTCGTTAGAATGACGTTTTTTTAATTATTAGCAATGAAAAGTGTAAAGATTCAATCTGTTTAATTTAGTTATAGTGGCTGTGTAATTGATTTGTCTTCCCATATGATCTGGACAAAAATACCTATGAGTAGTGCAAGTGGGAAGAAAACCAGGAGGACTTTAGGATTAATTACACCAATTACACCCATATAGATATTGTTGCAGTCCTGATTAATGCCATGTAAACTTCTATAAAATGTACCGTAAACCAGATCAAGTATAATAGTCCCTGTAATTATCGCATAAATGATTCCGCGTAAATATATTTTGCATACACGTTTAAACGCGACATTACTGTTTTCAATCTTATTATTGACTTCATGCCACAAATATATAAATGAAAAGCCTAAACATGCTGGTACAAGGACTAAAATGACAGAAGGCTGACAATACATTCCAAATCTCCACACATCCTCAGCTACAATAAGCGGGAGGTAGCCGATGATTATGGCACCAAAGAGCCGTGGTATATAAAGCTTTATCTTTAAACGGTTCAGAATGATTTTTATAATATAAACTATAATAATACAATATGCCGCCACAACACAGGTCATGGAAAAAATGTTTTTCCAATCATATTCTCCGTTTCCTGATGTTAAGCTTTTATTTGTCAGGGGAGGTATTTTGATACATTGGAATATGTATGATAACGGATTATTGTCAATGGCGAGAATGAACAAAACAAAGATTGTAGGAAAAATGAATAGAAGCTGCTTCCAATTGCTTATAAAAGCTTTAAAAAAATGAGACTTTTTTGTTTTATCCAGTTCCAATTCATTGATTATTAATCCGGTAGTTTCCAGATCGTAACGGGGAAGGAACCAATGGTCGATTAAGAACAACAAATAATTTCTTCCTCTAGGAGTTTTTAAAAAAACTTAGAAAAAACTTTTAGTTTTTTAAAATTACTACCCGGCTCTTCAATAATTTTTCTAATCTCATCTTCCCTGTCAGTTTCCGTACCTGTAAAAAATGTATAATTTTTTGGGTCAATTGTAAAGTTCATCCATTCATATAAGTTTTCATTAAATTCATTAACATCGTTTTGCACCACGGAAACAGAATAAAACTTTTTCCATGAATGGTATTCTAAATGTCGAAGTTTATCTAATAATATCGTATGCAACCCTTCTTCTTGAATTTTATTTTTAGCACGTTTAATCTCATCGACAAACGAATTGTCACTCACGTTATTAACGAAATCATCAAACTTTTGTTGAGAATCTAATGCTTCCATAATTTTGTTACTCATCTGCTTTCCCGGAGGTCCATAGGAATGTATCTTTTGAAATTTTCTGGAATTTCATCCTTGGTTATCTCATTTTTTTTTAATTGTTCAATGATTTTATTAATTTCAGTCGGATTAACTAATTTTTTTATAAATTCAGTACCTGGCACAGGTTTATCATTTACATATGTTTCACAGTCAATATAAAATGAATCCAGGTTTTTAATCCCGCAAGCAATATATGCTCCACTCACCATTGGTTTTTTGCCGCCGGTAATATCAACGGCTATTTCTGTGGTTTGTATCCCACGTTGATTTTCACTAGCAATAATTGAATATATTTTTTTACAAGTATCGGAAGGTTCTGAACTATCTACCTTCAGCTTATAATTGTCATCATGCCAATTATCTTCATCAAAAAATTCAATATCATTGCTGCAATCTGAAAGATCACTGCTTATCTTTTTGCACCAGTATGTAATTTCATAACATTTGTCCTTACTGTCTTTTGAAAAGAGCAGAATAACTCTTTGAGCTTTAAGTGCGAATATAGATAAAATAATTGGTTGAATAGAGAAACCTACTAACAAAATATGTGTTTTGTATTTTTTCTGAATGTTGCCAAGCAGTTTTTCCGTTAATTTATTATAAGTCTTCTTGAAAATACTATCAGCAGTGACCTTGTTTTCTTCGTTATTATTAGTGAAATAGAAGTTTAATTTGTCTTTTGGTGAGACAATTCTCTCCAGTTTCAACCGCTGTTCTTCTGTTACTAAATTATTCATTTTTCACCTATTGTTGGTTTTTGTTTATACAGATTTCAAATTTCAACTATTTGATACCAGTCATGTTCAGTAAAGACATGCTATCAACCTAACTGAATTTCATCCAGCCCAATGGCTTTGTAACTTGATTGTTTTTGTATATTAATCGTCTTGATTTTGGAGCGGGACAATCTTTTTTATCGACAAACATATGGTTTCTCAGTTTTTTTTGTGAGATATCATCTAAAAGCATGTCGATTGTCATACCCATTAGCCCGGTACCCCAGCCAATCCTGAATTTATGTTCGTAGTTATTATTTCTATAGAAATCTTGAACATCAGAAATATTCAATTGATCATTTAAGCAATTATCAAAAAAATTTTTTTCAAACATCCAGAGATCTTGACTAAATTGTCTTACTAAATTAAAGATACCCTTAATATCCGAAAAGGGAATATTGTATTTTTTTCGTTTAAATTCTTTAAGTAGTACGCGATCAATTGTAATGAGAAAATTAGTTTCACCTGTAAAAGTTTCTATCTCAAAGTCGATGGGCTGCTCTTTTTTGTCCAATTTCATTTTTATTGTAAATTTATCTGCTAATTGTAACTTGTCGTGCGTGGGCTTTTTGTTTGTAATATTATTAAGTCCCTTTAATGAAACAAGTACAACCTTGTGCATATTCATATTTGCCAACCTTTTTGTATCTTTAACTTTGACACATCTAAGAAAGTCTGATTTAGTATCCATTCTTGTTTTACCGTTTTGAAAGATGAATAGAGATAATTGCTGAGAAAATCTGCTTTTTTCAATATCTTTTTGCCTCGGTGACATATTTTTTGTTTTTTGTATAAAATCCGATATTTTGCTGCTAATATTATCTAAAAACGATTTAACAATATTTGATTCCTTGTGCTTCAGAAATTCTTTTGCCATATGATACATTACTGCAGTGCGAATAACCCCTTTAATGGAACTCCCAGGTATTATAGGTTGACCAGGTCCATTTTTTATAAACATGTTTCCTCTTGTTGCATTTACTAATGATTTAAAAACACCAAACTCAATTAGTTCTTTCTCATTTTCTTTCTTGTTCTTAGTATGGTAAATCCCCGTATCAAAAAGGAATTTTTCGTTATCAAATTTGTTAAGTTTTCCTTTGTTAGTATATTCTTCAATCTGATTTACATATTTTGTTACTAATGAGAGATCGTTAGTCTTTTGAAAAAGGTATTCTACCAGTCTGTTTGAGTCTATGGCAAAAGCAGTCTCATTGTTGCGCCTGACAAATCCTTGTCCATAATCTATATCTTTTCCTTTGATATGAATGGGAGTAATTGTTTTTATGTTTACTACTTTGTTTTCTAAAAAGTTCATTTTATTTTCTCACAAAATGGAATAGCGAATGGTAATCCGTTTCTAAAAATTCTATGCTTGTTAAACTCTTGAGGAGTAACGTTGACTAAGTTTCCTCGCAATTCAGAGGCGAATATAGAGCCTTCGGAGAACATGTAACAAGTCTTACGTTTTAATTGTTCATAAGAAGAGGAAGAAAAAGACCATCCTTTTCTTTGCGTAAGATCATAAGCTATGCTTTTTAATTTACGAACATCATCCGGAAAGAACAGTGAAAATATATAATAAAACTCTGATTTAATTTTGAACATTTCACAAAACCTTGCTCTACCAGGTATTTTCTGGTCAGAAAAAGAAGGGTTTAGTCTCCTCTGTTCTTTCGCAGTTTCAATGTCAATACAAAACCAATCATTATCTGAAAAATCAAACAAACCGCATCCAGATGTCCTCCTGCCTCCTAATCCATTATATTTTAGTACATCCATCAATTTTTTGAAATCGTCAAATGAGAATTCTTCCTCATCAAGATCAAGTAAGAAAAAAGGTTTGATATCTTTCAGGTAAAATACAATACCTGTATGATATATCTGTGCTGCATGGGAAACGCTTTGTGTTACATTCTGAGTTCTGCTCTCTTCTACCCAGAATAAAGATTTGTCTTCATCAAGTATAGCTTTTAGATCAAGAGGTTCATTGCGTTGCCATTTTTGGAATGTTTCAATAGAAATAAATTTTCGATTTTTAAATTCCTTTCCAAATTCATATTTTTGTTTATCATCGATTAAGTTTTCCGGCAAGATAAGTGGTTTTGGTATAAAATATCTGTGGCTGGATTGGCTAGTATCTACAAATCCAAAAGAAGAGACCCTGAAGGGGACATAAATATTATCTTCATTAATAGTTTTGTTTAAAAGGTTTTTGATCCATTGTTTTTGGTTAAATATGTGACTAATAGACGCCAGCGTATTAATCAAGCCGCTAAATATTGTATCTGAGTGGGCAATACCCTGGACATCTTCAACCCCATATCCGGCAACGTCTGACCCGAAATGTACACCATTTCGAAAATTCAACTCAATAACATATTTCATTTTGAATAGTTTCTTTTCTTAGAATTATAGAGATAAAGGAAGTTGAAATTATTCTTGATTTAACTCTTGACTAATGATTTAAGATTATCGAAATTGTTTACCCTCAGTTCTTCCAAGTCAGAGATAATATTCCCTTCCTTTTCAGGCAAAAATAATTCTGAACCTCCTCCTATTTTATAATATTTACATTCCTCTATAGTTAATGAGAATTCCACTTGGCCATAACCCCTGGAAACAGAGCCACCAAGACCGTCTTTTTCTATAAGACTTAATGCTTCAAAGATATTTTGAATATCTTTGGATAAGTGTTCTAAGTCGTTTTCCAAAAACTTTTGATTTTCATTATTATACTCAGTAATTACTTGCACTTTGTAAACAATTTCAAACTCAAAGTTTGCACCAGCAGGAACACGTTCAATTGTCCTTGGGTTTGCAGAAGCAGTGATACGATCAATTGCATTTTCCATTTTTGCTTCAAATATATACAATGCATCTTGTTTGATTTTCTCCTCATTCATTAATTTGCAATCACGAACTATTATACGTGCGGGGTGATTACGGCCTCCATTGTCTCCGGTCGCCCCATAGATTCTACATACACAACAGTTTTTGGAACCTTTATTGTCATCTTCTTTATATGAATAGTCAATATCATCACACACATGCTGTTTTACTTGATTCTGTCTGGTTCCTGAAGATCGATTAAATTTGAAGCTTCTGTCAGTTACAGCAATTTGTTTTTCAGTAAAACTTCTCATTTTTCCTTTTAAGGAACTTCCAGGAATGTAAGGGGCGCCTGTAACAGGATGTTTGATTACCGGTGAATCGATTCCTCCTATCTCAACAGTATCTGACGATGCTCCTATATGGAGTCCTGTAATTACATCAATAGTCCCTTTAATAATTATATTACCTAATAACCCAATGTTATATTCCTTCTTGCCCATTTTAGTAATCTCCTTATTGTTATGTTGAAGCTTTATGAAATGCTACCACTGATTCAAAGAACATGGCAAATTGGTAAAAATCATCTTTATCAGTAACCTTTTTTATCATGCTTGTGCAAATACTTGAAAATTCCCTTAAATCTCTTTTCTTGGCACTCGCATTTGCCAGTTGAGGTCTAAGCATCAATAATTTTGCCTTTTCTACATCAGTGAATTCATTTTGCTTATCAACACATAATTTAATATTTTTTACGGCATTAAAAAATCGTCTAATTTGATGGGTTTCAATTCTTCTTAAATGATCCTGAGCACAACATTCCGCAAAATCTATTAATGATTCCAGTTCGAATTCCGAAAGTTTTTTTATTTTGTTTAATTTTTCCTCTATACCACCTGATGCCGTTGGTTTCCTTTTTTCTCCTTTATACTGTATTTCCCCCCACTTCTGTGCTTTATTTTGATTTTTCATTATTACTCTCCTTTGCCTCGTTGTAAAAGCTCAATCCATGTTAATGGAATTTTAATGGATCTGATTGTTTTGTGTTTATTGTTTTTTGCCGGTAATGTAATAAGCATATTCTGAAGTTCGGTTACTTGTACATTAAAATCGGGATTTCCATTATGGAGAATTCTTGAAAATAAATAGATTACATTTGGTACATATAGCGTGTTTTCCCCCCACCATATATCAGCAATTTTAAATAGTTTGTACACAAAACCGCTGGAAATCCCCTGGAGTTCCAATCTATTATCTTCTTTTTTACACAGAGGTACAAATTTTTCTACTATTTCAATAGTAGTTGTATCATGCCAGGGTATGGCATGAACTATTTTATCCTGAAAATTTTGTATACCATTTCTCAGATCATTTGTCGCCTGAATATTTAATTGTTGGCCCATATGCCTATAATATTGAGAGAAAAAAATTGCAA containing:
- a CDS encoding hybrid sensor histidine kinase/response regulator yields the protein MLKFTGKFQGDTEFISYDIGELIEQSIDFTMPRWKNMAQSRGIDYSMDRNGMLKTPSILCNPTELREVFINKINNAMDAMPDGGQLSFSTWCEPETVFITISDTGTGMPEEVKKRVFEPFFTTKSAAGTGLGMSTAYGIMARHGGIIDVESELGKGCTFTLELPIAEKTVNPTKPPISEQKVKGNDLSVLVVDDDEDICSILDNFLSKAGYKVLTVNNGANAIKQTEKEGFDLVLCDMAMPEIFGYDVIRALNTLNKRPKIGIIGNKN
- the cas2 gene encoding CRISPR-associated endonuclease Cas2, which gives rise to MFYLVSYDIPDTKRRTKLAKILKDYGDRVQYSVFECILDNKLLDKMVKRIHKIAKEEADSIRIYSICANCEKIIKVIGQGKVSKDEEVYIV
- the csm4 gene encoding type III-A CRISPR-associated RAMP protein Csm4, with translation MKYVIELNFRNGVHFGSDVAGYGVEDVQGIAHSDTIFSGLINTLASISHIFNQKQWIKNLLNKTINEDNIYVPFRVSSFGFVDTSQSSHRYFIPKPLILPENLIDDKQKYEFGKEFKNRKFISIETFQKWQRNEPLDLKAILDEDKSLFWVEESRTQNVTQSVSHAAQIYHTGIVFYLKDIKPFFLLDLDEEEFSFDDFKKLMDVLKYNGLGGRRTSGCGLFDFSDNDWFCIDIETAKEQRRLNPSFSDQKIPGRARFCEMFKIKSEFYYIFSLFFPDDVRKLKSIAYDLTQRKGWSFSSSSYEQLKRKTCYMFSEGSIFASELRGNLVNVTPQEFNKHRIFRNGLPFAIPFCEKIK
- the csm5 gene encoding type III-A CRISPR-associated RAMP protein Csm5, whose product is MNFLENKVVNIKTITPIHIKGKDIDYGQGFVRRNNETAFAIDSNRLVEYLFQKTNDLSLVTKYVNQIEEYTNKGKLNKFDNEKFLFDTGIYHTKNKKENEKELIEFGVFKSLVNATRGNMFIKNGPGQPIIPGSSIKGVIRTAVMYHMAKEFLKHKESNIVKSFLDNISSKISDFIQKTKNMSPRQKDIEKSRFSQQLSLFIFQNGKTRMDTKSDFLRCVKVKDTKRLANMNMHKVVLVSLKGLNNITNKKPTHDKLQLADKFTIKMKLDKKEQPIDFEIETFTGETNFLITIDRVLLKEFKRKKYNIPFSDIKGIFNLVRQFSQDLWMFEKNFFDNCLNDQLNISDVQDFYRNNNYEHKFRIGWGTGLMGMTIDMLLDDISQKKLRNHMFVDKKDCPAPKSRRLIYKNNQVTKPLGWMKFS
- a CDS encoding reverse transcriptase domain-containing protein; the encoded protein is MFKEITRQTTLQSAFERVRGNRGCAGVDGVTVEKFDERIKRNIDTLRSELLMASYQPLPLLRILVDKGNGEARALSVPTVKDRVVQTAVLEITRPFFEAEFEQCSYAYRKGRSVKQAVYKISEYYADGYTWAVDADIDAFFDNVDHDVLIKKVKRIIKDKDIRRLITMWVKAEVWDGKSVETLKIGIPQGSAISPILANLFLDKFDEELLRNGHKLVRFSDDFVILSRNREEAVNALKLTDRILDRLSLELDEAEIVNFDDGFTFLGVTFIKSMTMVPFDKPKREKKILHYPRPLNLPIYFLKKNKGW
- a CDS encoding transposase gives rise to the protein MKTKHGRRSIRLKEYDYSREGAYFVTICLQDKECLLGEAIESKTVLNDAGEMVEKWWSVLPEKYSTISLDEYIIMPNHMHGIIIINGPSVSVGADQCVCPTDYPTRKNREMIKSKHIGLPLRGLPQHMQWFKTMTTNEYIRNVKNVNWKPFNKRFWQRNYYEHIVRNEDSLDRIREYIINNPMKWQYDRENPEHIKDKDYDKKWDYIENVIYNNVNP
- the cas1 gene encoding CRISPR-associated endonuclease Cas1; translation: MANLYLTEQGSILRKTGDRLIVEKDDEILLDVQCHKIDAVLIFGNVQFTTQSVHELFEHGIEMAILTRTGKLIGQITSPATKNIDLRISQFNKYGDYGFRLAFAKKIVAGKIKNSLQVMRWFSYNHPDRDFKSENSAISARLREVENITQIEQLFGIEGSAAKSYFDAYGKMFLETLEFTGRRKHPSTDPVNALLSFGYTIIFNEISSLLDGIGFDPYLAYFHSIDYGRASLASDLMEEFRAPIADRFTLYLVNNRIIGEADFYANPKGGGVYLKREPLKRYFREYEKMINREFVHPNTGENSTWRKCFRIQAETLAAHIQNERPYVPFELKA
- a CDS encoding DUF6293 family protein, producing the protein MKLERIVSPKDKLNFYFTNNNEENKVTADSIFKKTYNKLTEKLLGNIQKKYKTHILLVGFSIQPIILSIFALKAQRVILLFSKDSKDKCYEITYWCKKISSDLSDCSNDIEFFDEDNWHDDNYKLKVDSSEPSDTCKKIYSIIASENQRGIQTTEIAVDITGGKKPMVSGAYIACGIKNLDSFYIDCETYVNDKPVPGTEFIKKLVNPTEINKIIEQLKKNEITKDEIPENFKRYIPMDLRESR
- a CDS encoding CRISPR-associated protein Csx3; translation: MKFKKTAINLETFYNNTAKLSDLPDYINRALEQAGEGNDIILTGKAPVWLYLKIAHALHGKARKLIYRSPVTGDVVIFNHNPM